From Brassica oleracea var. oleracea cultivar TO1000 chromosome C3, BOL, whole genome shotgun sequence, a single genomic window includes:
- the LOC106330827 gene encoding reticuline oxidase-like protein: protein MGEDLFWAIRGSGGASFGVILSWKINLVDIPKIFTVFRVNRTLEQGGTDVLYKWQLVSSKLPESLYVRAMPKVVNKTIAVLLYAQFLGRADELVSIMNQSLPELGVKNQEMSWLITTLFWEDLPAGTLTSVLLDRPSKPEKFFKSKSDYVKKPIPKEGIKKLWKAMLEFNNDVYIEWNPYGGVIDKIPANATPFPHRKGNLLKIQYYTSWMDANSKMGSLNMMRKLYEVAEPYASSNCWVPSGWRKPIGFGW, encoded by the coding sequence ATGGGAGAAGATCTCTTCTGGGCGATCCGCGGTAGTGGTGGTGCTAGCTTCGGAGTTATCCTCTCTTGGAAAATAAACCTAGTCGATATTCCAAAGATCTTTACTGTGTTTAGGGTTAACAGAACATTGGAACAAGGTGGAACCGATGTTCTCTACAAGTGGCAGCTTGTCTCGTCCAAACTCCCTGAAAGTCTTTACGTCAGAGCAATGCCTAAGGTCGTAAACAAAACCATCGCGGTCTTATTGTACGCTCAGTTCTTGGGTCGAGCTGATGAGCTTGTGTCGATAATGAACCAAAGCTTACCTGAACTTGGGGTAAAAAACCAAGAAATGAGCTGGCTTATCACAACGTTGTTTTGGGAAGACCTACCTGCCGGTACACTGACAAGTGTTCTCTTAGACAGACCGTCCAAACCGGAAAAGTTCTTCAAGAGCAAATCTGATTATGTCAAGAAACCAATCCCTAAAGAAGGAATCAAGAAGCTATGGAAGGCAATGTTGGAGTTCAACAATGATGTGTATATCGAGTGGAACCCTTACGGTGGCGTGATAGACAAGATTCCGGCGAACGCCACCCCGTTTCCCCATCGGAAAGGTAACTTGTTGAAGATTCAATATTATACGTCATGGATGGACGCAAACTCAAAAATGGGCAGTCTGAATATGATGAGGAAGTTATACGAGGTTGCGGAACCGTACGCGTCAAGTAACTGTTGGGTTCCTTCTGGATGGAGGAAACCCATTGGGTTTGGTTGGTGA